Genomic window ([Limnothrix rosea] IAM M-220):
CCGACGCGATCGCGAACTTCTTCACGGATATTACGATAGGGAGAAATAGCCGAAACAAGTACAATTACACCGTTACGGGTGAGCAGGTGGGAGACAAAGCCAATACGACGGATGTTTTCGTCGCGATCTTCTTTACTGAAGCCTAAACCTTTGGTGAGGTTGGTACGAACAATATCGCCATCTAAAATTTCAAACTTACATTCTTCCTTTTTAAGACGCTTGGCGATCGCCTGACTGATCGTAGTCTTACCCGCACCGCTAAGACCTGTGAACCAAACCGTGACGCCACGATGCTCCATGGGACTATATTCCTTTAAAAACTTGATTTACAAAACATCAATAGTTTAAAGGGAGATGCCATAATTTTCGCGGGAACTCACCAAATCAATAAATTTTCAACCTGCACCCAGCATGCTTCACCTTATTTTTCAGGACTAAAAAAGGATGTTTTCCATTACTTTGGTGATGGAGAGAATAACAAAATGTCAAGGATTTGGGTTGCGTTCTGGCAAAACAAGATTAGGATTATAAATAGTGTCAGTAAACTACTGGTATTGTGGCGACAGAGCATCAAGAAAATGCCTTCTTTCGCCCTAGTAATTTGCTTTTACATAGCAAGTTAAAATGACAGCAATTTTCAGCCCTTTTTGGTGATATGAACGAATTTCGCGTAAGTTCCAATCCTCCCACTGCCTCCTCTTGGTCTGCCGAAGAGGAAGCGGATCGTCTAATGGATGATGTTTTTTCTGACATCGATTCTTTGTTAACAGGCAAGAGACCGACCGCGAAAATTCAGACAGCGTCCCAAAGTGACTACACCTCTTTACAGTCTTTAGTGGTG
Coding sequences:
- the cysC gene encoding adenylyl-sulfate kinase encodes the protein MEHRGVTVWFTGLSGAGKTTISQAIAKRLKKEECKFEILDGDIVRTNLTKGLGFSKEDRDENIRRIGFVSHLLTRNGVIVLVSAISPYRNIREEVRDRVGNFVEVYVNAPLAECEKRDVKGLYKRARAGEIKGFTGIDDPYEAPTNPEIECRTDLEELEESVEKVLAKLTELGYLSA